In the Limanda limanda chromosome 10, fLimLim1.1, whole genome shotgun sequence genome, one interval contains:
- the pdgfrb gene encoding platelet-derived growth factor receptor beta: protein MTRATASILHLTVTTLLCLCAQLHCLEITPNDKELVLAEGSSLTLTCSGFRETTWEFKRDDVPYFQVEQGQNAGQSYQIVQSGATSSVLTLENVSWKHTGVYLCVDQHTGETTEVVVFVPDPDVWFIERSHGMVTKTSEESSIPCVVTNPNINVTLYERDTDMPIRGHYVPSEGYKAPLEDRTYVCRGELNGDVMESQAFYVFSIAVPEAINAYINTSKTVLKQGEPLTVNCTVHGVELVFFSWEIPNRHLIEVEPLTDVLSSTNMRSCLIFSRATVAHSGKYVCHVHEGMQDQRDSASVNITVLERGFVDVKAAEQQNISAKLQENVELRVEIEAYPPPQVRWSKDGATINGDKTITTRAEREIRYITTLTLVRVRTEQKGLYTVLVTNGDDTKEVTFDLEVRVPSQIKDLTDLHLPGKRHLVTCVAEGVPTPTIEWYSCDSMLKCSNQTAVWQLLTPKPEELSIQTNVGYSETRKTSQVRSQVTFHKPQQVTVRCETSNQAGLVDRRDIKLVSGTPLFSQVTVLAGVLALLVIVITAFIILIAVWRKKPRYEIRWKVIESVSQDGHEYIYVDPIHLPYDLAWEMSRDNLVLGRTLGSGAFGRVVEATAYGLAHSQSSTKVAVKMLKSTARRSETQALMSELKIMSHLGPHLNIVNLLGACTKNGPLYLVTEYCRYGDLVDYLHRNKHTFLQDYAEKNQDEGCLISGGSTPLSQRKGYVSFGSESDGGYMDMSKDEPSFYMPMQEQIDSIKYADIQPSQYESPYQQDTYQEQDDSRLDLAISDSSILTFDDLLSFSYQVAKGMEFLASKNCVHRDLAARNVLICEGKLVKICDFGLARDIMHDSNYISKGSTFLPLKWMAPESIFHNLYTTLSDVWSYGILLWEIFTLGGTPYPDLPMNELFYSALKRGYRMTKPAHASDEVYDIMRKCWDEKFETRPDFSFLVHSMGNMLADGYKKRYNQVNDNFLKSDHPAVARTKPRLSSPFPIANPSFGSLASPATLSFPPDPYNQNPGNFRQEADTQDVITSYNEYIIPIPDPKPEEAFTDVASESPASSEALEEESDSVSQDTADTLPEEDRLEETSERDALLGSSGTPEVEDSFL, encoded by the exons ATGACGAGGGCGACGGCGTCCATTCTCCATCTGACAGTTACAA CTCTCCTGTGCCTCTGCGCGCAGCTGCATTGCCTGGAGATAACACCTAACGACAAAGAGCTGGTCCTGGCCGAGGGCTcctccctcaccctcacctGCTCCGGCTTCAGGGAGACGACCTGGGAGTTCAAGAGGGACGATGTGCCGTATTTCCAAGTGGAGCAAGGTCAAAATGCAGGCCAAAGCTATCAGATCGTGCAAAGCGGCGCCACATCTAGCGTTTTGACCCTGGAGAACGTGAGCTGGAAGCACACAGGGGTGTACCTGTGCGTTGATCAACACACTGGAGAAACTACGGAGGTTGTCGTGTTTGTCCCAG ACCCTGATGTGTGGTTCATAGAGAGATCCCATGGTATGGTAACTAAGACCAGTGAGGAAAGCAGCATCCCCTGCGTGGTCACCAACCCAAACATCAATGTCACCCTGTACGAGAGGGACACTGACATGCCCATCAGAGGACATTATGTCCCCAGCGAGGGGTACAAGGCGCCGCTGGAGGACAGGACCTACGTGTGTCGAGGAGAGCTGAACGGGGACGTGATGGAGTCTCAGGCCTTCTACGTCTTCAGCATCGCTG TCCCCGAGGCCATCAACGCCTACATCAATACGTCAAAGACGGTCCTGAAACAAGGCGAACCGCTGACAGTCAACTGCACGGTGCACGGAGTGGAGCTGGTGTTTTTCTCCTGGGAGATCCCCAACAGACAT CTGATTGAGGTGGAGCCGCTCACAGACGTCCTGTCGTCCACCAACATGCGCTCCTGCCTCATCTTCTCTCGAGCCACGGTGGCACACAGCGGAAAGTACGTGTGCCATGTCCACGAGGGCATGCAAGACCAGAGGGACTCTGCCAGCGTCAACATCACTGTGCTCg AGCGAGGCTTCGTGGACGTGAAGGCTGCCGAGCAACAGAACATTTCAGCCAAGTTGCAGGAGAACGTGGAGCTGAGAGTTGAGATTGAGGCCTACCCTCCCCCCCAGGTCCGCTGGAGCAAAGACGGTGCCACCATCAACGGAGACAAAACCATCACAACCAGAGCAGAGCGGGAGATCAG GTACATCACTACTCTCACCTTGGTGAGGGTGAGGACGGAGCAGAAGGGACTCTACACCGTCCTCGTCACCAACGGAGATGACACAAAGgaagtgacctttgacctggagGTTCGAG TTCCCTCTCAGATTAAAGACCTGACCGACCTCCACCTCCCAGGGAAGAGACACTTGGTGACCTGTGTAGCTGAGGGGGTCCCCACCCCGACCATCGAGTGGTACAGCTGTGACAGCATGCTCAA GTGTAGCAACCAGACAGCGGTTTGGCAGCTGCTGACGCCAAAGCCGGAGGAACTGAGCATCCAAACCAACGTGGGCTACAGCGAGACTCGGAAAACCAGTCAGGTTCGCAGCCAGGTGACCTTCCACAAGCCCCAGCAGGTCACTGTCCGCTGTGAGACCAGCAACCAAGCAGGCCTCGTGGACAGGAGGGACATCAAACTGGTGTCCGGCA CGCCGCTGTTCTCCCAGGTGACAGTGTTGGCTGGTGTTCTCGCCCTGCTGGTCATCGTCATCACGgccttcatcatcctcatcgcCGTGTGGAGGAAG AAACCTCGTTACGAGATCAGGTGGAAGGTGATAGAGTCTGTGAGCCAGGACGGTCATGAGTACATCTACGTGGACCCCATCCACCTGCCCTACGACCTGGCCTGGGAAATGTCACGAGACAACCTGGTGCTGG gtCGCACTCTTGGATCCGGAGCCTTTGGCCGGGTGGTCGAGGCAACTGCGTACGGGCTGGCTCATTCCCAGTCCAGCACAAAGGTggcagtgaaaatgttgaagt CCACAGCCAGGAGGAGTGAGACCCAGGCCCTGATGTCCGAGCTGAAGATCATGAGTCACCTGGGACCTCACCTCAACATTGTGAACCTGCTAGGAGCTTGCACTAAAAATG GGCCTCTGTACCTGGTGACGGAGTACTGTCGCTATGGCGACCTGGTGGACTACCTTCACAGGAACAAGCACACGTTCTTGCAGGACTACGCTGAAAAGAACCAAGATGAGGGCTGCCTCATCTCGGGAGGAAGCACACCACTTAGCCAGAGGAAAGG CTATGTGTCCTTCGGAAGTGAGAGCGATGGAGGCTACATGGACATGAGTAAAGATGAGCCCTCGTTCTACATGCCCATGCAGGAGCAGATAGATTCCATCAAGTACGCAGACATCCAGCCTTCCCAATATGAGTCTCCCTACCAGCAAGACACTTACCAGGAACAAG ATGACAGCAGATTGGACCTGGCCATCAGTGACTCTTCCATCCTCACCTTCGACGATCTTTTGAGCTTCAGCTACCAAGTGGCCAAGGGAATGGAGTTCCTCGCCTCCAAGAAT tgtgtccATCGAGACCTCGCCGCCAGGAACGTCTTGATCTGTGAGGGCAAACTGGTGAAGATCTGTGACTTCGGCCTGGCCAGAGACATCATGCATGACTCCAACTACATCTCTAAAGGCAGC ACCTTCCTGCCCCTGAAGTGGATGGCACCTGAAAGTATTTTCCATAATTTGTATACAACCCTGAGCGATGTGTGGTCGTATGGCATTCTTCTTTGGGAGATCTTCACACTGG gaggaaCCCCCTACCCTGATCTGCCCATGAATGAGTTATTCTACAGCGCTCTGAAGAGAGGCTACCGAATGACCAAACCCGCCCACGCCTCTGATGAAGT ctaTGATATTATGAGGAAGTGCTGGGATGAGAAGTTTGAGACGAGGCCTGACTTCTCCTTTCTGGTGCACAGTATGGGGAATATGCTGGCAGACGGCTATAAAAAG AGATACAACCAAGTCAACGACAACTTCCTGAAGAGCGACCACCCGGCTGTCGCCCGCACCAAGCCCCGGCTCTCCTCACCCTTTCCCATCGCCAATCCATCATTTGGCTCCCTCGCTTCCCCCGCCACCCTCTCCTTCCCCCCAGACCCCTACAACCAGAACCCGGGAAACTTTAGACAGGAGGCCGACACGCAGGACGTCATAACCTCATACAACGAGTACATCATTCCAATCCCAGACCCCAAGCCGGAGGAAGCTTTCACTGACGTAGCATCAGAGAGCCCTGCCAG CTCTGaggctctggaggaggagagcgactCCGTGTCTCAGGACACGGCGGACACCCTGCCAGAGGAGGACAGGCTGGAGGAGACCAGCGAGAGAGACGCTCTGCTGGGCTCGTCCGGGACGCCTGAGGTAGAAGACAGCTTCCTGTAG
- the LOC133011362 gene encoding macrophage colony-stimulating factor 1 receptor 1-like: protein MQPYLALLLGFVVSAASAVWRRPVIKFNSKVVGSPEVVVTPGNPLDLRCEGDGHVNWQTRLTKHKRFVSKGNGNVRTLKVERPSGEFTGTYKCYYTAGSLHSGLTSSVHVYVQDAIRLFWTSSTSLRVVKKEGEDYLLPCLLTNPAATHLGLRMDNGTSVPPGMNFTVDRHRGILIHNLHPSFNADYVCTARVNGVERTSKAFSINVIQKLRFPPYVFLETDEYVRIAGEELKIRCTTHNPNFNYNVTWKSTTKTKPKIEERVRSSGENRLDIQSILTISSVDLADTGNISCIGTNEAGVNSSTTYLLVVDKPYIRLLPQLSPKLSRQGLLVEVNEGEDLELTVLIEAYPHIIEHRWHTPTSPNTSTQDNRFIQYNNRYHATLQLKRMNAQEQGQYTFHARSDLANASVTFQVQMYQRPIAVVRWENVTTLTCTSYGYPAPRIIWYQCFGIRPSCNENTSGLQLAIPLQAPTVEVQREDYGAVEVESVFTVGPSTRRMTVECVAFNLVGVSSDTFAMEVSDKLFTSTLTGAAGILAILLLLLVFLFYKYKQKPRYEIRWQIIEARDGNNYTFIDPAQLPYNEKWEFPRDKLKLGKILGAGAFGKVVEATAYGLGKEDNVLRVAVKMLKASAHSDEREALMSELKILSHLGHHKNIVNLLGACTFGGPVLVITEYCSLGDLLNFLRQKAETFENFVMNMPEIMESSSDYKNICNQKHFIRSDSGISSEVSSSYMEMRPSQPQSTEPTQDTVCEETGDWPMDIDDLLRFSFQVAQGLDFLAAKNCIHRDVAARNVLLTNSREAKICDFGLARDIMNDSNYVVKGNARLPVKWMAPESIFDCVYTVQSDVWSYGILLWEIFSLGKSPYPSMAVDSRFYKMVKRGYQMCQPDFAPPEIYSIMKMCWHLEPTERPTFSKISQMIERLLGDQPEQEQLIYQNVQQQVTEGEVCDESKCCNGPCDQSCDHEEEEQPLMKTNNYQFC, encoded by the exons ATGCAGCCCTACCTCGCCCTGCTGCTGGGGTTCGTGGTCTCAGCTGCTTCAG cagtATGGAGGCGTCCAGTGATAAAGTTCAACTCCAAGGTGGTGGGGAGTCCCGAGGTGGTGGTGACACCCGGGAACCCTCTGGATCTGAGGTGTGAGGGCGACGGGCACGTCAACTGGCAGACCAGGCTCACCAAACACAAACGCTTTGTGTCCAAGGGCAACGGGAACGTTCGCACCTTGAAGGTGGAGCGTCCCTCTGGAGAATTCACCGGAACGTACAAGTGCTATTATACAGCCGGGTCCCTGCACAGTGGCCTGACCTCCTCAGTGCATGTGTACGTACAAG ATGCAATCCGTCTGTTCTGGACCAGCAGCACATCCCTGCGGGTGGTGAAGAAAGAGGGTGAAGACTACCTGCTGCCCTGCCTGCTGACCAACCCGGCCGCCACACACCTGGGCCTCCGCATGGACAACGGCACCAGCGTGCCACCGGGCATGAACTTCACCGTCGACCGGCACCGTGGTATTTTGATCCACAACCTGCACCCCAGCTTCAACGCTGACTACGTCTGCACGGCCAGGGTCAACGGAGTGGAGAGGACGTCCAAGGCCTTTTCCATCAACGTCATTCAGA AGCTTCGTTTCCCTCCTTACGTCTTCTTGGAGACTGATGAGTACGTGCGCATCGCTGGGGAGGAACTGAAGATTCGCTGCACCACACACAACCCCAACTTCAACTACAACGTCACCTGGAAATCCACAACTAAGACG AAACCAAAAATTGAGGAGCGGGTTCGCTCCAGTGGAGAAAACCGCCTGGACATACAGAGCATACTGACCATCTCCTCCGTGGACCTCGCAGACACGGGAAACATTTCCTGCATTGGTACCAATGAAGCCGGGGTGAACAGCTCAACCACGTACCTGCTGGTTGTGG ACAAACCCTACATCAGGCTGCTGCCCCAGCTGTCCCCTAAACTGTCCCGCCAGGGTCTCTTGGTGGAGGTGAACGAGGGAGAAGACCTGGAGCTCACCGTGCTCATCGAAGCGTATCCTCACATCATAGAGCACAGGTGGCACACGCCAACGTCTCCCAACACGTCCACACAGGACAACAGGTTCATCCAATACAACAACAG aTACCATGCAACTCTGCAGCTGAAGAGAATGAATGCACAGGAGCAGGGCCAGTACACCTTTCATGCCAGGAGCGACTTGGCCAATGCATCCGTCACGTTCCAAGTCCAAATGTATC AGAGACCTATTGCTGTGGTGAGATGGGAAAATGTAACCACACTCACTTGCACTTCATACGGATACCCCGCGCCCAGAATCATCTGGTACCAATGTTTTGGGATACGGCCTTC GTGCAATGAAAACACCTCTGGGCTGCAGCTGGCGATCCCTCTCCAGGCTCCCACCGTGGAGGTGCAGAGGGAGGACTACGGCGCCGTGGAGGTGGAGAGCGTCTTTACCGTTGGGCCGTCCACTCGGAGGATGACCGTGGAGTGCGTGGCCTTCAACCTCGTCGGCGTCAGCAGCGACACTTTCGCCATGGAGGTCTCCG ATAAGCTCTTCACTTCCACTCTGACTGGAGCCGCAGGAATTCTGGCCATCCTCCTTCTGCTGCTGGTTTTCCTCTTTTACAAATACAAGCAA AAACCCAGGTACGAGATCCGCTGGCAGATCATCGAGGCCAGAGATGGAAACAACTACACCTTCATTGACCCCGCCCAACTGCCGTACAACGAGAAGTGGGAGTTCCCACGAGACAAGCTGAAGCTAG GAAAGATCCTGGGCGCTGGAGCTTTCGGGAAGGTCGTCGAGGCCACAGCTTACGGTCTGGGAAAGGAAGACAACGTTTTGCGTGTGGCTGTGAAAATGCTGAAAG CCAGTGCCCATTCCGATGAGAGGGAGGCCCTGATGTCTGAGCTGAAGATCCTGAGTCACCTGGGACACCACAAGAACATCGTCAATCTGCTGGGAGCCTGCACCTTTGGGG gaCCAGTGCTTGTGATCACGGAGTACTGCAGCCTCGGCGACCTCCTGAACTTCCTGCGCCAGAAGGCCGAGACGTTTGAGAATTTTGTCATGAACATGCCCGAAATCATGGAGAGCTCCAGCGACTACAAGAACATCTGCAATCAGAAGCATTTCATCAGGAG TGACAGTGGGATCTCCAGCGAGGTGTCGAGCAGCTACATGGAGATGAGGCCCAGCCAGCCGCAAAGCACGGAGCCAACTCAGG acactgtgtgtgaggagacGGGCGACTGGCCCATGGACATCGACGACTTGCTGAGGTTTTCTTTTCAAGTGGCTCAGGGCCTCGACTTTCTAGCTGCCAAAAAT TGTATTCACAGAGACGTGGCTGCCAGAAACGTCCTGTTGACCAACAGCAGAGAGGCCAAGATCTGTGACTTCGGCCTGGCTCGTGACATCATGAATGACTCCAACTACGTGGTGAAGGGCAAC gcGCGTCTGCCGGTGAAGTGGATGGCTCCGGAGAGCATTTTCGACTGTGTGTACACGGTGCAGAGCGATGTGTGGTCCTATGGAATCCTCCTGTGGGAAATCTTCTCTTTAG GCAAGAGCCCGTACCCCAGCATGGCAGTGGACTCCAGGTTCTACAAGATGGTGAAGCGTGGCTACCAGATGTGCCAACCAGACTTTGCTCCACCTGAAAT CTACTCGATCATGAAGATGTGCTGGCACCTGGAGCCCACGGAGCGCCCCACGTTCAGCAAGATCAGCCAGATGATAGAGAGGCTACTTGGGGACCAGCCtgagcaggagcag CTAATCTACCAGAATGTTCAGCAGCAGGTCACAGAGGGTGAAGTGTGTGACGAGTCCAAGTGCTGTAACGGCCCCTGTGACCAGTCTTGTGACcacgaggaagaagagcagcCTCTGATGAAGACCAACAACTACCAGTTCTGTTGA